One Nostoc punctiforme PCC 73102 DNA window includes the following coding sequences:
- a CDS encoding microviridin/marinostatin family tricyclic proteinase inhibitor, translating into MPTNTVKTVDVVAVPFFARFLEEQATEGTEVPWTYKFPSDLEDR; encoded by the coding sequence ATGCCTACAAACACAGTCAAAACAGTGGATGTTGTAGCAGTACCATTCTTTGCGCGTTTCTTGGAAGAGCAAGCTACTGAAGGAACAGAGGTTCCTTGGACTTACAAGTTTCCTTCAGATTTGGAAGATAGATAA
- a CDS encoding MvdC family ATP-grasp ribosomal peptide maturase has translation MHLSRDVVLLITYSGDFFTIDRVAEALSKKGVQPFRLDTDKFPLEVQLTAHFDKSKSYHTIECNNRSISTEQVQAVWMRRIWEPQLSQELAPKFREACIKESQATLDGFWDSLKETTWVDNLERIDYASNKLRQLRIASEVGFVIPQTLITNKAQAAREFFQQVNGKMVSKLLTALSRSMEANSSFFLYTSIVKEEDLQDAESLRYCPMVFQEQIPKQQELRVVYVNGNVFVGALNADMYAAAKVDWRKPGVEIGAWQHHQLPDQVVRRLKAFMGKFGLLFGALDFIVTPSGEYVFLEINPVGEWGMLEKDLDLPIASAIAEALLQRMNN, from the coding sequence ATGCACCTGTCTCGTGATGTTGTTTTATTAATCACTTACAGTGGTGATTTCTTCACAATAGATAGAGTGGCAGAAGCCTTATCAAAAAAAGGGGTGCAACCATTTCGTCTAGATACTGATAAGTTTCCTCTAGAAGTGCAATTAACAGCACATTTTGATAAGTCTAAAAGCTACCACACTATAGAATGTAACAACCGCTCTATCAGCACAGAGCAGGTGCAAGCTGTATGGATGCGTCGTATTTGGGAACCACAACTGAGTCAAGAATTAGCGCCAAAGTTCCGAGAAGCCTGCATTAAAGAATCACAAGCAACTTTAGATGGTTTTTGGGACAGCCTGAAGGAAACTACGTGGGTAGATAATTTAGAGCGGATAGATTATGCAAGTAACAAGCTGCGTCAACTGCGGATTGCGTCTGAAGTAGGTTTTGTTATTCCCCAGACTCTTATTACCAACAAAGCCCAAGCAGCACGAGAGTTTTTTCAGCAAGTTAACGGCAAAATGGTGAGCAAGCTCTTAACTGCTCTTTCCCGTAGTATGGAAGCGAACTCTTCGTTTTTTCTGTACACCAGCATTGTTAAGGAAGAAGACTTACAAGATGCAGAGTCACTACGCTATTGCCCAATGGTTTTTCAAGAGCAAATTCCAAAGCAACAGGAATTACGGGTGGTGTATGTGAATGGTAATGTATTTGTGGGGGCGCTAAATGCAGATATGTATGCAGCAGCCAAAGTTGATTGGCGTAAACCTGGTGTTGAGATTGGCGCATGGCAACATCATCAGCTTCCCGATCAAGTAGTTCGCCGTCTCAAAGCCTTTATGGGGAAATTTGGGCTGTTGTTTGGAGCGTTAGATTTCATCGTTACACCATCAGGCGAATACGTCTTTTTGGAAATCAACCCTGTAGGGGAGTGGGGAATGCTGGAAAAGGATTTGGACTTACCCATTGCAAGTGCGATCGCAGAAGCCCTACTTCAAAGAATGAATAATTAA
- a CDS encoding MvdD family ATP-grasp ribosomal peptide maturase, translated as MTVLIVTFSKDNESIPLVIKEIEARGEKAFRFDTDRYPTEVKLDIYSGDTERVIITDGEQKLNLSEVSSVWYRRMRYGQKIPDSMDKQYRDASINECRATVRGMIASLQGFHFDRMSNVDRANNKQLQLQVAREVGLLTPRTLTSNNPEAVKQFAQECNQGIVTKMLSSFAIYDDRGRENVVFTTPVTNDDLENMEGLHFCPMTFQENVPKALELRTTIVGHRVFTAAVDSQSLSGSTYDWRKEGRALVKNWQLYDLPEDIEKKLLKLMAYFGLNYGAIDIIVTPDGRHVFLEVNPVGEFFWMEIYSPHYPISQAIAEVLLTNKN; from the coding sequence ATGACCGTATTAATAGTCACGTTTAGTAAAGATAACGAAAGCATTCCTCTGGTCATCAAAGAAATTGAGGCTAGAGGAGAAAAAGCATTTCGGTTTGACACAGACAGATATCCCACCGAAGTCAAGCTAGATATTTACTCCGGGGATACTGAACGGGTAATTATTACTGATGGCGAACAAAAGCTAAATTTGAGTGAAGTCTCCTCAGTTTGGTATCGGCGGATGCGCTACGGACAAAAAATCCCCGACTCAATGGACAAGCAATACAGAGATGCGTCGATTAATGAATGTCGCGCCACAGTCAGGGGTATGATTGCCAGCCTTCAGGGATTCCACTTCGATCGAATGTCCAATGTGGATCGGGCTAATAATAAGCAACTACAATTGCAAGTTGCACGAGAAGTCGGTCTTCTAACTCCACGTACCCTGACTTCAAACAATCCAGAAGCAGTCAAGCAATTTGCTCAAGAGTGTAATCAAGGTATAGTTACCAAGATGCTTTCTTCCTTTGCTATTTATGACGATCGGGGGCGAGAAAACGTTGTGTTTACCACCCCAGTTACAAATGACGATCTGGAGAATATGGAAGGGCTACATTTTTGTCCGATGACCTTTCAAGAAAATGTGCCCAAGGCGCTGGAGTTGCGGACAACTATTGTTGGACACCGCGTATTTACTGCCGCAGTAGATTCCCAAAGCTTGTCAGGATCTACTTACGACTGGCGCAAAGAGGGGAGAGCCTTAGTTAAAAATTGGCAACTCTACGACTTGCCAGAAGATATTGAGAAAAAACTGCTCAAACTGATGGCTTATTTTGGCTTAAACTATGGAGCAATTGATATTATTGTCACGCCCGATGGTCGCCATGTATTCCTCGAAGTTAACCCAGTCGGGGAATTTTTTTGGATGGAGATCTATTCACCACACTACCCTATTTCGCAAGCGATCGCAGAAGTATTACTGACTAATAAAAATTAG
- a CDS encoding patatin-like phospholipase family protein, with product MINLVNTQTVLTFDGEKDYIDFGRNDIGGVFAQGSSAFTVSGWVNPHELTNKATSYGTRNVFFARSSERYSDNFEFGISETGSLDVYIDESVSKGIKTFGQGELTIGQWHFFAIVFNSSQLTVYLDDREYSDSLRGLSLNKATSSITLGATLHKQVYFKGQLANISVWNYPCTQAQIQTHRCGLIAGDEEGLVAYWKLDEGQGTTVKNQTGKSYQGNFRGNPIWTLAEIPFATQSSNPVPFVGELSNQEDIKEEIQTETAVIPEENISPLTTNLLAATVSLVSDDENQPKKIQQTGINSEESEIIPTAIALSPHDEETKTHQAEDPVNIQQAQILTQEESVEAMNTKAHPKYKILSIDGGGIRGIIPALLLAEIERRTQKPIFSLFDLITGTSSGGILALGLTKPRLSSDVSDNLPVAEYTAEDLLQLFLEYGVEIFYEPLFERLLGPLEDIFLQPKYPSEGKEEIFRQYFGNAPLENNLKEVFVTSYDLEQRIPIFFTNQPEKQQIESKNFQKLCGGFSLLDAALATSATPTYFAPHRLVNPHNSGIAYTLIDGGVFANNPAHLAILEAQISSKRKAQKVLNTEDILVVSLGTGSLTSVYPYKEVKNWGLLQWGRPLLNIMFDGGSEVVAGELEQLFEPSDQEAKSFYYRFQTLLDSELEEIDNTKLQNTRQLQAIAHRLISNKSQQIDEMCSLLLG from the coding sequence GTGATAAACCTAGTAAATACACAAACAGTTTTGACATTTGATGGGGAAAAAGATTATATAGATTTTGGCAGAAACGATATTGGCGGCGTTTTCGCTCAAGGGAGTTCAGCTTTTACGGTTTCAGGATGGGTAAATCCACATGAACTAACAAATAAAGCTACTAGCTACGGGACGCGCAATGTATTTTTTGCCCGTTCTTCAGAGAGATACAGCGATAACTTTGAATTCGGCATCAGTGAAACAGGAAGCCTAGATGTCTACATTGATGAAAGTGTTAGCAAGGGTATCAAAACCTTTGGACAAGGAGAACTAACTATAGGGCAATGGCACTTCTTTGCTATTGTTTTTAATAGTAGTCAGCTAACCGTATATCTTGACGATCGTGAATATAGCGATTCTCTTAGAGGTTTATCTTTAAACAAAGCCACAAGTTCTATAACTCTGGGAGCAACGTTACACAAACAGGTCTATTTCAAAGGACAATTAGCAAATATTAGCGTTTGGAATTATCCCTGTACTCAAGCACAAATTCAGACTCATCGTTGTGGGCTAATAGCCGGTGATGAAGAAGGATTAGTGGCTTACTGGAAATTGGACGAAGGACAAGGCACAACTGTCAAAAACCAAACTGGAAAGTCCTATCAAGGAAATTTTCGTGGTAATCCTATTTGGACTTTAGCAGAAATTCCATTCGCAACACAATCATCAAATCCAGTTCCATTTGTAGGAGAATTATCCAATCAAGAAGATATAAAAGAAGAGATCCAAACTGAGACAGCAGTTATTCCTGAAGAAAATATTTCACCACTAACCACAAATTTATTAGCAGCAACGGTATCGTTAGTAAGCGACGACGAAAACCAACCAAAGAAAATTCAACAAACAGGAATAAACAGCGAAGAATCCGAGATTATTCCAACTGCGATCGCTCTCAGTCCACATGACGAAGAAACCAAAACACACCAAGCTGAAGATCCCGTAAATATCCAACAAGCACAAATACTAACTCAGGAGGAATCGGTAGAAGCTATGAATACAAAAGCCCATCCCAAATATAAAATACTTTCCATTGATGGAGGCGGTATTCGAGGCATTATTCCTGCATTACTCCTAGCAGAAATTGAAAGGCGGACACAAAAGCCCATATTTAGTTTGTTTGATTTAATTACTGGCACTTCCAGTGGCGGAATTTTAGCACTTGGACTAACTAAACCACGATTAAGTTCCGATGTATCTGATAACTTGCCAGTAGCTGAATACACTGCTGAGGATCTTTTACAGCTATTTCTTGAGTATGGGGTAGAAATATTTTATGAGCCGTTGTTTGAAAGACTACTTGGCCCATTAGAGGATATATTTCTCCAGCCAAAATACCCTTCTGAAGGCAAAGAAGAAATTTTTAGGCAATATTTTGGTAATGCACCTCTAGAAAATAATCTCAAAGAAGTTTTTGTAACGAGTTACGATCTTGAGCAGCGAATTCCGATATTTTTTACAAACCAACCAGAAAAACAGCAAATAGAATCTAAGAATTTTCAGAAGTTATGTGGCGGTTTTTCGCTCCTAGATGCAGCATTGGCAACTAGTGCCACTCCGACTTATTTTGCTCCTCATCGGCTTGTAAACCCCCATAATAGCGGTATTGCCTATACTTTAATCGATGGTGGAGTATTTGCTAATAATCCAGCCCATTTAGCTATTTTAGAAGCACAAATTAGTAGTAAACGAAAAGCCCAAAAAGTCCTCAATACAGAAGATATTTTAGTAGTTTCTTTAGGTACAGGTTCACTGACGAGTGTCTACCCTTATAAAGAAGTCAAAAATTGGGGACTTTTGCAATGGGGAAGACCGCTTTTAAATATTATGTTTGATGGTGGTAGTGAAGTGGTAGCTGGAGAATTAGAACAGTTGTTTGAACCTAGCGATCAAGAGGCTAAAAGTTTTTATTATCGCTTTCAAACCTTGTTAGATAGTGAATTAGAAGAAATAGATAATACCAAACTCCAAAATACTCGTCAGTTACAAGCTATAGCCCATCGACTAATATCTAACAAAAGTCAACAAATCGATGAAATGTGTAGTCTTTTGTTGGGCTAA
- a CDS encoding ABC transporter ATP-binding protein/permease, whose product MQTPSVREQNTTNPFSALIQFWQDVKVVAQPYWYPTKAEGRAFSDVIRSWGMLIVLVLLIVVIVGANAANSYWNRYVIDIVIEQRDLDKYNSTLWLSSLIIVGMVLLVTLLRYVRKKIILDWYKWLNIHVLEKYLSNQAYYKINFKSDIDNPDQRLSQEIEPITSIGLRFSSSLLEKSLEMVSALIILWIVSSQIAIYLIIYTIIGNLIAVYFNQAINKVNQEELAFKADFAYCLTHVRNHAESIAFFQGEDEELNIIKRRFNNVLKTAERRLNLERGQDAFGRAYQSAISVFSMFILTPLFLQDQIDYGQINQASFACFMFSNALGELIAEFGISGRFSGYVKRLAEFSDALQAASKQPENVSTIKIIEEERLAFENVTLQTPNYEQVIVENLSLAVDPGEGLLIVGPSGRGKSSLLRAIAGLWNAGTGRLVRPPLKEVLFLPQRPYIILGTLREQLLYPHTDRKMSDRELEHILQQVNLQHLLTRVDSFDTEVPWENILSLGEQQRLAFARLLITHPSFTVLDEATSALDLNNEGNLYQQLQSTKTTFISVGHRESLFNYHQWVLELSQDSSWQLVSIQDYQLQKGIAVNPSQKEQIPIDIYPKNELKIKLESAATATIIGLSHKELQTLTDYSLSTIRTKASQEKSVTTKDGVTYRYNKNPEVLKWVID is encoded by the coding sequence ATGCAAACTCCATCTGTGCGTGAGCAAAACACAACAAATCCTTTTTCAGCCTTGATTCAATTTTGGCAGGATGTGAAAGTAGTTGCTCAACCTTATTGGTATCCAACAAAAGCAGAAGGAAGAGCCTTTTCAGATGTAATTCGCTCATGGGGAATGCTCATTGTCTTAGTATTATTAATAGTTGTAATTGTCGGTGCCAATGCTGCAAATAGTTACTGGAATCGCTATGTAATTGATATCGTTATTGAACAGAGAGACCTTGATAAATATAATAGTACTTTATGGCTGTCTAGTCTCATTATTGTCGGGATGGTCTTGTTAGTAACTCTTTTGAGATATGTCAGAAAAAAAATAATTCTTGACTGGTACAAATGGCTAAATATTCATGTTTTAGAAAAATATTTAAGCAATCAAGCTTATTATAAAATCAATTTTAAATCTGATATAGATAATCCAGATCAACGCTTATCCCAAGAAATAGAACCCATTACTAGTATTGGCTTGAGATTTTCATCTTCTTTACTAGAAAAATCTTTAGAAATGGTCAGTGCTTTGATAATCCTCTGGATAGTTTCTTCACAAATTGCAATATATTTAATTATTTATACAATTATAGGTAATTTAATAGCTGTTTACTTTAATCAAGCAATAAATAAAGTTAACCAAGAAGAACTTGCATTTAAAGCAGATTTTGCCTATTGCTTAACTCATGTTCGTAATCACGCTGAATCAATCGCTTTTTTTCAGGGGGAAGATGAAGAATTAAATATAATTAAGCGCCGATTTAATAATGTTTTAAAAACTGCTGAACGCAGGCTGAATTTGGAGAGGGGACAAGACGCTTTTGGCAGAGCATATCAGTCTGCCATTAGCGTATTCTCGATGTTTATTCTTACACCTTTATTTCTTCAAGATCAAATTGATTATGGACAAATAAACCAAGCTAGTTTTGCTTGCTTTATGTTTTCTAATGCTCTAGGAGAACTAATAGCCGAGTTTGGAATTTCAGGACGATTTTCTGGCTATGTAAAGCGTTTAGCAGAGTTTTCAGATGCGCTACAGGCTGCTAGTAAACAACCAGAGAACGTCAGTACTATTAAAATTATAGAAGAAGAACGTTTAGCTTTCGAGAATGTCACTTTACAAACGCCAAATTATGAACAGGTAATCGTCGAAAACTTGTCACTAGCTGTTGATCCAGGAGAAGGTTTATTGATTGTTGGCCCTAGTGGTAGGGGTAAAAGTTCTTTGTTGAGAGCGATCGCTGGTTTGTGGAATGCGGGAACTGGCCGTCTAGTTCGTCCTCCTCTAAAAGAAGTATTATTCTTACCGCAACGCCCTTATATCATTTTAGGGACTTTGCGCGAACAATTGCTCTATCCTCACACAGACAGAAAAATGAGCGATCGCGAACTTGAACACATTTTGCAACAAGTTAACCTGCAACACTTACTTACCCGTGTAGACAGCTTTGATACAGAAGTTCCTTGGGAAAATATATTGTCTTTAGGAGAACAACAACGCCTCGCTTTTGCGCGGCTATTAATTACACATCCTAGTTTCACTGTCTTAGATGAAGCAACGAGTGCTTTAGACTTAAATAACGAAGGTAATTTATATCAACAGTTACAATCAACGAAAACAACTTTTATCAGTGTTGGACATAGAGAAAGCTTATTTAATTATCATCAATGGGTGTTAGAACTTTCACAAGATTCTAGTTGGCAACTTGTTTCTATACAAGATTACCAATTGCAAAAAGGAATTGCTGTTAACCCATCACAAAAAGAGCAAATTCCGATAGATATTTACCCGAAAAATGAACTCAAAATAAAACTAGAATCAGCAGCAACCGCCACAATTATAGGACTTTCTCATAAAGAGCTTCAGACATTAACAGACTATTCTCTTAGTACTATCAGAACCAAGGCTAGTCAAGAAAAGTCTGTGACTACTAAGGATGGTGTAACCTACCGCTATAACAAAAACCCGGAGGTATTGAAATGGGTAATAGATTAA
- a CDS encoding alkene reductase — protein sequence MVEYYTQRASAGLIITEGTHPSPMGRGYTTCPGLHNQEQVGGWRKVTDAVHAAGGRIFVQLMHAGRVSHSSLLPNHARPIAPSAVPVVSEEVHVWDGKVPFEIPRPLELSEIPEIVEEFRRAAELSIEAGFDGVELHAATGYLPNQFQVSGSNQRTDAYGGTLENRTRFTLEVVNALCKVRGAEQIGVKIAPGFTVNDTFDDNPAETYTYVAKALSPLGLAYLHVGYNQGYARGTAPNFNPIDLLRTVYQGTLLAVGGFDRQQGDEAITSRRADAIVFGRPFISNPDLVERLRLNAPLSKGDIRTFYGGSEHGYTDYPTLPQLH from the coding sequence ATGGTCGAATACTACACCCAAAGAGCTTCGGCGGGACTCATTATTACCGAAGGAACGCATCCTTCTCCAATGGGGCGGGGCTATACAACCTGTCCTGGGCTGCATAACCAGGAGCAGGTTGGAGGCTGGCGAAAAGTAACAGATGCAGTTCATGCTGCTGGGGGTCGGATATTTGTGCAACTGATGCACGCTGGACGGGTGTCACACTCCTCTCTATTACCTAACCATGCCCGACCGATCGCCCCTTCGGCTGTCCCGGTGGTGTCCGAAGAAGTTCACGTTTGGGATGGCAAAGTCCCTTTCGAGATACCCCGTCCGTTAGAGTTGTCCGAAATACCCGAAATCGTAGAGGAGTTCCGCAGAGCTGCGGAACTCTCTATTGAAGCAGGTTTTGATGGTGTGGAACTTCATGCAGCAACTGGATACCTACCCAACCAGTTCCAAGTCAGTGGCTCCAACCAACGCACCGATGCCTATGGTGGCACATTGGAAAATCGAACTCGCTTTACGCTCGAAGTGGTCAATGCTCTCTGTAAGGTTCGGGGAGCAGAGCAGATTGGAGTCAAGATCGCCCCCGGCTTCACAGTCAACGATACATTCGATGACAATCCTGCTGAAACTTACACTTATGTTGCAAAAGCACTTAGTCCACTCGGTTTGGCATACTTGCACGTTGGGTATAACCAAGGTTATGCCAGAGGAACTGCACCGAACTTCAACCCTATCGATCTCCTACGTACCGTTTACCAAGGAACACTGCTGGCTGTGGGTGGTTTTGATCGACAACAGGGTGATGAAGCAATTACAAGCAGGCGGGCTGATGCCATAGTTTTCGGGCGACCATTCATCTCTAACCCTGACTTAGTCGAGCGGCTACGACTCAATGCCCCTCTGAGCAAAGGTGATATCAGGACGTTCTATGGTGGTAGTGAACATGGCTACACAGACTATCCAACTCTGCCGCAACTCCATTGA
- a CDS encoding adenosine deaminase has product MHRRAHLYLFLGVLTSSSCFVFSVAAQVPSNSQQSSTRSEAQAASWFEAHRAQPAALRAFVQRMPKGGDIHSHLSGAVYAEHYLEWAATDGYCVNPKVGALVEPKACGQDSSYFPASELLNRTSVYDSLINRWSTRNLEFAGKSGHDQFFEAFSGFGPISDSMSRRDDMVAEVANRAASQHITYLELMLTVQGSEVRQLGREVGWNKDFALMHSQLLKGGLTKLVILGSQQLAQLEREVWKTLGCGTLSAQPGCAVTVRYLQQTTRTKSPVEVFAQLAYAFELASSEKRVVGINLVAPEDNPIALRDYTLQMQMLQFLKRQFPNVKVALHSGELTLGLVPTEDLRFHIRQAVEVAQASRIGHGVDILFEERPFELMEQMRRLGVLVEICLTSNEVILNVQGDQHPFREYWKAGVPMTLASDDEGISRIDLSHEYLLAATRYGLGYKDLKRLARNSLEYSFAPGNSLWKSPEFKEMVPTCASDTPGETSVSQGCSAFLHKNEHARIQWQLESEFARFESLRNLL; this is encoded by the coding sequence ATGCATAGACGAGCGCACTTATATTTGTTTTTAGGAGTATTAACGAGTTCTAGCTGTTTTGTTTTCAGTGTAGCAGCCCAAGTCCCATCTAATTCGCAGCAGTCCTCGACTCGGAGTGAAGCTCAAGCTGCTAGTTGGTTTGAAGCTCATCGCGCGCAGCCAGCAGCTTTACGAGCATTTGTACAACGAATGCCGAAGGGAGGAGATATCCACAGTCATCTAAGCGGAGCTGTGTACGCAGAACACTATCTGGAGTGGGCTGCCACCGATGGGTATTGTGTGAATCCAAAGGTGGGGGCTTTAGTTGAACCTAAAGCTTGCGGTCAGGACAGTAGCTATTTTCCAGCTTCCGAATTGTTAAACCGAACATCTGTTTATGATTCCCTAATAAATCGTTGGTCTACTCGTAACCTCGAATTTGCTGGAAAATCAGGACACGACCAATTTTTTGAGGCTTTTAGTGGTTTTGGACCAATATCAGATTCTATGAGCCGTCGGGATGATATGGTCGCGGAAGTAGCAAATCGGGCAGCTTCGCAGCATATTACCTATCTAGAGTTAATGCTTACCGTTCAGGGCAGTGAGGTTCGACAGCTAGGGCGTGAAGTTGGTTGGAATAAAGATTTTGCTCTGATGCACAGTCAATTGCTCAAAGGAGGATTAACCAAGCTAGTCATACTTGGCAGCCAGCAATTAGCACAGTTGGAGCGCGAAGTCTGGAAAACACTTGGTTGCGGAACTCTATCAGCACAGCCCGGATGTGCAGTAACGGTGCGCTATTTGCAGCAAACGACAAGAACAAAGTCGCCCGTTGAAGTGTTTGCTCAGTTAGCTTATGCCTTTGAATTAGCTTCATCGGAAAAGCGTGTGGTTGGCATCAATCTAGTCGCCCCGGAAGATAACCCGATTGCACTGCGCGACTATACCCTGCAAATGCAAATGCTGCAATTTTTAAAACGCCAATTTCCCAATGTCAAGGTCGCGCTCCATTCTGGAGAGTTAACTCTGGGGTTGGTTCCGACAGAGGATTTACGTTTTCATATTCGGCAAGCTGTAGAAGTGGCCCAGGCATCTCGCATCGGACATGGCGTGGATATTCTTTTTGAGGAGCGTCCCTTCGAGTTGATGGAGCAAATGCGGCGACTCGGCGTGTTGGTCGAAATCTGCCTGACCAGTAATGAGGTCATTTTGAATGTCCAGGGAGATCAGCATCCTTTTAGGGAGTACTGGAAGGCTGGAGTACCAATGACCCTTGCTTCCGATGATGAAGGCATTTCCCGCATTGATTTGAGTCATGAGTATCTGTTAGCGGCAACGAGATATGGGCTGGGATATAAAGACCTCAAGCGACTGGCTCGCAATAGCTTAGAATATAGTTTCGCTCCGGGAAATAGTCTCTGGAAGTCGCCTGAGTTTAAGGAAATGGTTCCAACTTGTGCAAGCGATACCCCTGGTGAAACCTCTGTTTCTCAAGGGTGCAGTGCTTTTTTGCACAAGAACGAGCACGCGCGGATTCAATGGCAGCTAGAGTCAGAATTTGCTCGGTTTGAGTCATTGCGGAACTTGCTTTGA
- a CDS encoding GMC oxidoreductase, whose product MTSIEHYDIIIIGTGAGGGTLAHRLAPTGKKILVLERGDFLPREKANWNPEEVYQKHRYHTDEQWYNKEGKAFQPQTGYWVGGNTKLYGAALIRFRERDFERVIHKEGISPEWPLKYQDFEPYYTQAEKLYDVHGQEGEDPTEPPRSESYPYPPVSHEPDMQSLADDIRELGYYPFHLPLGLKLNESDRTKSPCIRCDTFDGYPCLVHAKADADVNAIRPAREKYANVTLLTNTKVLRLHTSESGREVTKIETEIAGEQHWFTSDIVVVACGSVNSAALLLRSANDKHPNGLANSSDQVGRNFMKQLETAIVSIHLEVNHANFQKTIAVNDFYWGEPDFPYPMGMVQNTGNVLADMIPGEAPPLMAPFIKLIPHFERHLLAERSVGWWLQTEDLPDPNNRIRVVGDKIHVDYTLNNIEASDRLIHRWTSVLKSIPHSAKSVLPFSIYPRTHIPEQAVAHQCGSCRFGTDPKTSVLDLNCRTHDVENLYIVDSSFFPSNSGVNPTLTIMANALRVGDLLAASLL is encoded by the coding sequence ATGACTAGCATCGAACATTACGATATCATTATTATCGGTACAGGAGCCGGTGGAGGTACATTAGCCCACCGCCTTGCACCCACAGGTAAAAAAATTCTAGTACTGGAAAGAGGCGACTTTTTACCGAGAGAGAAAGCTAACTGGAATCCAGAGGAAGTCTATCAAAAACATCGTTACCATACTGATGAGCAATGGTATAACAAGGAAGGTAAAGCCTTTCAACCTCAGACAGGTTACTGGGTTGGTGGCAATACCAAACTCTATGGTGCAGCCCTAATTAGATTCCGAGAGCGAGATTTTGAAAGAGTAATTCATAAAGAAGGAATTTCTCCAGAATGGCCTTTGAAGTATCAAGACTTTGAGCCATACTACACCCAAGCAGAAAAGCTATATGACGTGCATGGACAGGAAGGAGAAGACCCCACCGAACCGCCTCGCAGCGAATCATATCCTTATCCGCCAGTGAGCCATGAGCCAGATATGCAGTCCCTTGCTGATGACATCCGGGAACTGGGTTACTATCCATTTCATTTACCACTAGGATTAAAGCTGAATGAAAGCGATCGCACCAAGAGTCCCTGCATTCGCTGCGATACCTTTGACGGATACCCCTGTCTCGTACATGCAAAAGCCGATGCCGATGTTAATGCTATTCGTCCGGCTCGTGAAAAATATGCCAATGTTACTCTTTTAACTAATACTAAAGTCTTGCGGCTGCATACTAGTGAGTCGGGACGAGAAGTGACGAAGATAGAAACTGAAATTGCAGGAGAGCAACATTGGTTCACAAGCGATATTGTGGTTGTTGCCTGTGGTTCTGTCAACTCAGCTGCTTTGCTGTTACGCTCTGCTAATGACAAACATCCCAACGGATTAGCAAATAGTTCCGATCAAGTGGGGCGGAATTTCATGAAACAACTGGAAACCGCCATAGTTTCCATACATCTAGAGGTGAATCACGCCAACTTTCAAAAAACGATCGCTGTCAACGATTTTTACTGGGGAGAGCCGGATTTTCCTTATCCGATGGGCATGGTGCAGAATACAGGTAATGTCCTAGCTGATATGATTCCCGGAGAAGCGCCGCCACTAATGGCTCCATTTATCAAGCTGATTCCTCATTTTGAGCGCCATTTGCTGGCCGAGCGATCGGTGGGCTGGTGGTTGCAAACAGAGGATTTACCAGACCCAAATAATCGGATTCGGGTGGTGGGCGACAAGATTCATGTTGACTATACACTGAACAATATCGAAGCAAGCGATCGCTTAATTCACCGATGGACATCTGTACTCAAGTCAATCCCTCACTCTGCTAAAAGCGTCTTGCCATTTAGCATTTATCCCCGCACTCATATACCAGAACAAGCAGTTGCTCATCAATGCGGTAGTTGTCGATTTGGCACAGATCCCAAAACCTCAGTCCTGGATCTCAATTGCCGTACCCATGATGTTGAGAATCTTTATATTGTAGATAGTAGTTTCTTTCCGTCAAATTCGGGAGTTAACCCCACACTCACGATTATGGCGAATGCATTGCGTGTTGGCGATCTGCTTGCAGCATCGCTTCTCTAA